Proteins co-encoded in one Anguilla anguilla isolate fAngAng1 chromosome 16, fAngAng1.pri, whole genome shotgun sequence genomic window:
- the cebpa gene encoding CCAAT/enhancer-binding protein alpha, with the protein MEQSNFYEVAQRPLMTNLPQSQQSAFCYKEPPATGDLGEICENENSIDISAYIDPSTFNDEFLADLLHNSSKQEKAKLASGEYEYPHGTGGVPGAHQQVYGCMANYMDSSKLEPLYDNPSATRIRPVAIKQEPREDEDAIQASMPPTYHPSHHHHPQHLSHLQYQIAQCAQTTMHLQPGHPTPPPTPVPSPHHQHNHLPGGSMKMMGGGSERGKSKKHIDKNSVEYRLRRERNNVAVRKSRDKAKMRNVETQQKVIELANDNDRLRKRVEHLTRELETLRGIFRQLPDGSFVKAMGNCA; encoded by the coding sequence ATGGAGCAGTCCAACTTCTACGAGGTCGCGCAACGGCCCCTGATGACCAACCTGCCCCAGAGTCAGCAAAGTGCGTTTTGCTACAAAGAGCCTCCTGCAACTGGAGACCTGGGTGAGATTTGCGAGAACGAAAACTCAATCGACATAAGTGCTTACATAGACCCTTCGACCTTCAACGACGAGTTCCTGGCCGATTTACTCCATAACAGTTCCAAACAAGAAAAAGCTAAACTGGCGAGCGGTGAGTACGAGTACCCCCACGGCACCGGCGGAGTGCCTGGGGCTCACCAACAAGTTTATGGCTGCATGGCCAACTACATGGATTCTTCAAAGCTGGAACCGCTCTATGATAACCCGTCTGCGACAAGAATCCGACCTGTCGCGATAAAGCAAGAACCCAGGGAGGACGAAGACGCAATTCAGGCTTCAATGCCGCCAACTTACCATCCTTCTCACCATCATCATCCGCAGCATCTGTCCCATCTTCAGTACCAGATTGCGCAGTGCGCGCAGACAACTATGCATCTCCAGCCCGGCCACCCGACGCCTCCCCCAACCCCTGTCCCGAGCCCTCACCACCAACACAATCACCTACCGGGCGGATCGATGAAGATGATGGGGGGCGGCAGCGAGCGGGGGAAAAGCAAAAAGCACATTGACAAGAACAGCGTAGAATACCGCTTGAGGAGAGAGCGAAACAATGTTGCTGTCAGGAAGAGTAGGGACAAGGCGAAAATGCGCAACGTGGAAACTCAACAGAAAGTCATAGAGCTGGCAAATGACAACGACAGACTGCGCAAGAGGGTTGAACATCTCACCCGGGAACTGGAGACACTAAGGGGTATCTTCAGGCAACTTCCCGATGGGTCTTTTGTTAAAGCCATGGGCAACTGTGCGTAA
- the cebpg gene encoding CCAAT/enhancer-binding protein gamma, with protein MSKPSQQRPSTDQNGVSVIQTQAHSSGLQQVPQLVPVSPGGGGKAIPPSKMKKTLADKDTEEYRQRRERNNLAVKKSRMRSKQKAQDTQQRVNELKEENERLEAKIKLLSKELSVLKDLFLEHAHNLADNVQPQGADGSAPGHNNNNNSNNNNNNSKHP; from the coding sequence ATGAGCAAGCCGTCGCAGCAGAGACCCAGCACAGATCAGAACGGCGTCAGCGTGATCCAGACCCAGGCCCACAGCAGCGGCTTGCAGCAGGTGCCCCAGCTGGTGCCCGTCAGCCCCGGTGGAGGAGGCAAGGCCATACCCCCCAGCAAGATGAAGAAGACCCTGGCGGACAAGGACACGGAGGAGTACCGGCAGCGGCGCGAGCGCAACAACCTGGCGGTGAAGAAGAGCCGCATGCGCAGCAAGCAGAAGGCCCAGGACACCCAGCAGCGGGTCAACGAGCTGAAGGAGGAGAACGAGCGCCTGGAGGCCAAGATCAAGCTGCTCAGCAAGGAGCTGAGCGTCCTGAAGGACCTGTTCCTGGAGCACGCCCACAACCTGGCCGACAACGTGCAGCCGCAGGGCGCCgacggctccgcccccggccacaacaacaacaacaacagcaacaacaacaacaacaacagcaagcACCCGTGA